The sequence below is a genomic window from Coffea arabica cultivar ET-39 chromosome 4c, Coffea Arabica ET-39 HiFi, whole genome shotgun sequence.
CTCCACCAGTCGAGTCAACCTTCGAGGCTAACTCCTCAATTTCACTTGCACTGCTAATTATGCCAAGACTATCCCTAAGCCACTGAACAGCCGCCCCAGCAATAGCGATGGAGCCTTCTAGAGCATAGTTGGTGGGAGCTTTTGGCCCAAGCTTGTAGGCCAAAGTGCTCAATAGCCCATGATTTGACTTGATCGTTTCCTCTCCTGTGTTTAGAAGTATAAAAGCCCCCGTACCGTAGGTGCTTTTGGCCTCACCCTTCCGACAAGCTTGCCCCAACATTGCTGCATGTTGATCACCAAGACATCCTGCTATAGGAATTCCAGTAATCGGCCATCCCTCAGTGATGTTTCCAATGATCTCAGAGTTACTAATGATCTTTGGTAAAATACCACTCGGAATTCCCAATGCATCCAACGTAGGCTTATCCCAGTCAAGTGTTTTCAGATTCATCAGCATGGTTCTCGATGCATTGGAAATATCAGTGACATGTAAACCATTTCCAACCCCCCCtgttaaattccaaattaaccACGTATCTATAGTCCCGAACAGGGCATCCCCTGATTTCACAGCCTCCTTGACAGCATCAACATTTTCCAACAACCACAACAACTTCAAAGCACTAAAATAAGTGCTTATCGGCAAGCCACATGTGTCGACAAAGTGAGTTCTTCCCCCAGGTAACTCTTGCTCCAATTTTCTACACAAAAACAGATAATAGTACCAAAAGTCAAACCaagcaaaaataataattatagcTAATTATTAAGCAAAGTCCAGAATCATGATCAACCAAATCCAATCTCACGTAGAAGCCATTCAACTATGGACAAATACGGGATATGCAAAATATCAAATGTTTGGAAATCCAATAAAACATTAACAGCTAAACTTTTACCTATGCCATAAACCAACAAATTTCTCGATCCAAGAGTACAGTTTTGAATCAGAACATCAGATAAACCAAAGAATCAATAGAAAACTTcattaaaacatttttttttgaccTGCAGATAGGGCTGGTACGAATATCCATCCAAACAACGGCATTGTAGAGCGGTCTGCCAGTGGATTTGCTCCAAACAACAGTGGTTTCCCTCTGATTAGTAAGGCCAATAGCTTTCAATCCACCATGAACATTATGTCCTTCTGCAGTCGCCTTATCAATCGCCTTGCTAATACAAACTCTGACGCTCTCAAGAATCTCATTGGGATCATGTTCAACCCACCTACAAAAAAACCCAATACTTAACCCGATAAAAAGATTGAAATTTTCACAAAGTTGGAGAGAAAAAATAGCAACTTTCTGATTATTGATATTCTAAAGAGCGGAACTTTACCCTGCTTGTGGATAGAACTGAGTGAACTCCAGTTGGTGAGATGCGATAGGTTTGGCTGATCGGTCATAGATGATGAATCTTGTGCTGGTTGTGCCTTGATCAATGGACCCAATGAAAACTTCTTCCCCaggcattttttctttctccttcttgCGTTTGGTTcgggaggaaaagagagagagagttcgTTAACTCGGCTGGAGTCAATGAGTCAAATCATATAGGGGAGATGCGGGAAGGGGTAGAGGTTAAAGAGTAAAATGTGGAGATAACAAAGGGTAATTTTCATTGGGAATGCCGAAGTATTTATCCAATTACTTTatctaaaaatatatattttttttattttggaaacTGTCTCCTTCATTAAATATATTTCACTGAGAGCTACAGCTAAGTCAAGTATTAAATTTGCATATAACTTCGATTCTGATTGCATGATTTGAGGGagtaaaaaaatgtattttgggataaaatggaaaaaaaaatcgaaCTTGACAGATTTTATGGAAATTCTTTGAacatgaaatattttttttggacaaaacatggaGATATTTAACTGCAACCTGAAAAAGTGGTTGTGCTGGATTTTGACTTCCAAAGTGCATCTACGTGTCCAGCCCGGACCTTCGAGCAACTAAGCAAGTCTCTATATCCTTTTCTCATTTGCTAATCCTTCAGTGACAGCGTGCGTGGAATCTTCAACGACAGCGTTTGTTTGTTGGATGGTAGGTAATAGGTTATCCAATTGCAATTAATTTGGAAGATTATCCAAAATTCTAACCAATCAATCTTCTTGGCTTCACCGATATTGAGGACATGGTGGGTCAGGCCAGCTTCTAGACACACACAAGtctcctttcactgatttgttATCGCCGTAGCCCGCGCTCAGTCATCCGAGTTATTTCCAGATAATGCGAAGTTCCCAACCAAATATTTCTAtgtctttatatatatatatactccttCCGTcctattttaataaatttaatttttttcacatTATTTAAGAAAGAaagtaattaattttattaaaaaaattttaagaatgAAAGGTCGCAAGTTAGAATACTTTTCATCACCTTTGTGTGTGAAAAATAAGTACGtattaaaaattagtttttgtaaCGGGTGTTTTTAGAACGCTTCTTATAACACCTAACATTCATTCGATCTATCATATACATACACATATTAACAATGATTATTATTTCTTGTATTTATACacttttcttatttaattttacctattattttttatatttatttactttctctacttaattttatattttcacaGATATAACATCTGAAACATAGATTAACGATTGCTCTACAGGCACCCGTTAGACACACTGTAAAAATCATAGTgttaaaacaaacaaacaaaaaaaagaggaaagaaaaaaatatatagcgATAAGATTAGCCTTATTGTAACGTATATCgcggccttttttttttaaatcttattGTAACAGATCGAGGCTCGAAAATAGCCACTGTCAATTGTACTCTGCTGCATTTTTGTATTGCATAGCAAAAGGGTATCATTTGCCATGTTTAAGGAACGGTGCGCAATGGTATGTGTGAATAAAATGGATCGAAGCATTTACGGGGGACCTCttcctttccaaaaaaaaaaaaaaaaaaaaaatgttggcaCAAGGGCTGGCTGTCAAAGCTTTTCTGGTTGGTACCCAAATTTGTTCAGTCGAAAAAACTTGCAAAACACCGGTTGTGCATGCACGTTTTTTTAGCTTTGTTTGGTGGCGCATATTCGAATAACCTTCAACCAGCTTGGTGGTCTCTgcaattatttttttacatCTGGACGTACGTGACAGGTTGTTCTAAAGTCCAAACGcaggggaaaaaaggaaaaatgctgAAATGAGGTACCACCAAAATTCATCAAGTCTCACTCAAACGAGTAaagaataacttttttttttttttttgtggttttgcAGCTAATAATTTGAAACTGATTCGATACCCTCATTCATTGGTGAGACTTGTGTGAGTTGGTGACGATGGAGGTCTATTTCTTGCGAAACAAAAACCTTAGAAACACTGCTGCTCTTTTACGTGGCCAGGTGTTTCACAATTATTGATCCATTCTCCAACTCAGACATTCTTGCAAGACGAAGGCATAAAGATAAAGGCGTGTTTGAGAAATGGAAAAAAAGTAGCCAGTGACGTAAACAAAAAGAGAATAAAGAAGTTTATGGCAGGCATAGGGATTTGGATGAATCTTTGCTCAGGttcctcccaaaaaaaaagggggaaaaatggaAGCACGATTATGTCTCGTTCAGGCAAATGGTGCATCTGTCCACTGCCACTGGGTGAAGCTTTTGCTCCACCATAAGCAGAAAGGTCACAGGCTCATAGCGTAGCAATGATCCTTCAACGATTTACAATGTCTAGTTTTAGTAActaaacttctttttttttttttttttttttttggggggggggaaggGGGGATTGGTGGGCTCTTAAATTGTCATATTGCTGTTTCAAGTGACTCGTTTTACCCATTTCAACTATTTTTTTCGTTAAGCTAGTCAACAAATCCTTCATCTTAGTTAATTGCACCTACTTTTAAGCATTTTCATCTATTagcttcacaaaaaaaaaagattaaaaaatcaTGACACGTTTAAATCATAGATACACGTGCGAGAAcgtctaaaataaaaattatgaaTAATCATTTAGCTCGTATCTCTCGTATAGTCCTACGTCTCTTAGAGTAGCAGTATattttttatgtataaaaatGAGATCGTCTATACAGTATATAATGACTGAGTGAAGACAATTGGCATAAACACTTTTTAtcatcttttgaactttcaattttactcttataaaattatttttcactctaATCATCTAATCACATTTTACCAATATAAATACTCATAACCATCCTAAGTATTGTAACTaccaaaaattttcattaaatttttgtaCAAATTTTGTTGTATGTAACAAacaaaaattatacaaaattgaTTCATTTTAATTATTCTCTAATCGCACGCGCATTGGGTGTGTGCCGCTAACACTAGTATTGATTGGTTGAAGAGGGCTTAATCTAGTGAAtaagattaagattttaataatCATAGGTTTTAAGTTTAATCTTCATTCACTTCTTACTTCTTAAAATACTAACCATCCTATGctttaaaaaaagttaaaataaaaaggGTTTAAAGAAAATGAGATACATTGATCAAACggagtccacgtaaaccaaaaacaagaaaatactAAGAAATGCATAACTAATTTAGATGCGAGGTGTTAAGTTGAAGGGGTAAGTGGAAGGAAGAAGGATGATACGGAAGAATGAGTGTAAGTGAGAACTAACGGACTCAAGATTTTTTACTTGCactttaaaaatgaaaaatgagctGACAGGGTAAGTTGGCAAAATTAGATAAGAATGGGTAAGAAGATATGACACTTACATTAATAGTTGGACGATCAATTAGAAAATCCACAAGGaataaaattatttaattgttaCAACAAAACTGGAACATTTGTGGGAGTTCGGCCATTGATGCCGCGGTTTGTGCTTTTGCGGAGAGTACTGCATAAATGCCAAACTAGACCAGAAGATGATTAGACATcaaatgccacttgtacttttATACAGCGAATCACATCAATTGCCCCGTGCATTTATTCAGAAGAAGAAGACGATCAAGACATTTCGCAGGATTCCTAAGCGGATTGTACAGTTCAATTATCACTTCTAGATACTGaaatttaattattattatttattacttCTATCTTTTACTTAGCCATGAGTACTGTTTGTTGGTCACATGCTTTGCATTAAAATATATGTATGCCTCTCAAAAGTTCGGAAAAGACTTTGGAGACTgaagataaaattaaaatttttataaaaaaaaaacaaaaagattaTCCGATGCTGTCTGTGCACGCCATTCAATACCGCGTAACGACATCTACCGCTCGACCACTTCCAAAAAAtgccatcctttttttttttttttgattcacAAAAAATGCCATCTTCTTTATCCTACGATACAACAGACAAAGCAACTCTAACCTGTTCACACGTCCATTGCCGGCCATGCACCCCCACCCCCGTAAACCGTAGAAGTAACCTTCTTCGAGATGATTAAAATCCATCACGATCCATTCATCGGTTGGTGCTTGTCCAAAAGGGCTTTTCCCCTCAAGGGGGTCATCCTATACTCAAGTTAAATGCAAATTGTCTTTATTTATAACTCATGTCTCACGACTCAATGGTACCactatatgatttttttttaaaaaaatagtatTGAAAAAGAAACTTATTTCCTAATTTATTataacattttttgaaaaagaaacttGTTTTCGAATTTATTATGATACCTTTTTAATAAGTAAGAAGAGTTGAATTCAACatcttttaattatattttctttcattttaacATCAATCAAactttttttctaatttattatAACATAAATAatgttataaaaaataaaatcaaagaaTGATCCACCTGATTAGTGGCGAATAATGGAGAAATCTCTTTAATCCTTCTTACAAATGTTTTTATCCTTCCAAGAGCC
It includes:
- the LOC113739919 gene encoding glycerol kinase, with translation MPGEEVFIGSIDQGTTSTRFIIYDRSAKPIASHQLEFTQFYPQAGWVEHDPNEILESVRVCISKAIDKATAEGHNVHGGLKAIGLTNQRETTVVWSKSTGRPLYNAVVWMDIRTSPICRKLEQELPGGRTHFVDTCGLPISTYFSALKLLWLLENVDAVKEAVKSGDALFGTIDTWLIWNLTGGVGNGLHVTDISNASRTMLMNLKTLDWDKPTLDALGIPSGILPKIISNSEIIGNITEGWPITGIPIAGCLGDQHAAMLGQACRKGEAKSTYGTGAFILLNTGEETIKSNHGLLSTLAYKLGPKAPTNYALEGSIAIAGAAVQWLRDSLGIISSASEIEELASKVDSTGGVYFVPAFNGLFAPWWRDDARGVCIGITRFTNKSHIARAVLESMCFQVKDVLDSMHKDAGDTGETKNEKGEFLLRVDGGATVNNLLMQIQADLLGNPVVRPADIETTALGAAYAAGLAVGIWTEDEIFSAGEKMKKATTFQPVLEEGLRKKKVESWCKAVSRTFDLADLSL